In the Telopea speciosissima isolate NSW1024214 ecotype Mountain lineage chromosome 2, Tspe_v1, whole genome shotgun sequence genome, one interval contains:
- the LOC122652976 gene encoding dehydrogenase/reductase SDR family member FEY-like, whose protein sequence is MDRWAWLRHLWEMKEIFGQKFLTCLLPPYLLPNNVSGLSVIVTGATSGIGLQTAQELAKAGAHVIMACRNTKAANKIACQWKEEAQNSIVPNVEVMELDLLSFSSIRQFAAAWEQRAEALHILINNAGIYLMGEPQKFSDEGLEQHIQVNHIAPALLTLLLLPSLLRAPSSRIIHVNSVAHHCAVVESKYWNNRIEEHKFSSFKAYGSSKLAHIMFLKTLANKLMEQRKTSSIQCLAVHPGVVTTNLVPAFQKKAFWMFDAAEGARSVLYCATSADVETHLVKGFAYYSCNCKPARMSPHADDMDSCLEVWRKTMEILQLNPDYLSHLMANMYDNSD, encoded by the exons ATGGATAGGTGGGCATGGCTAAGACACCTGTGGGAGATGAAGGAGATCTTTGGCCAGAAGTTCCTAACTTGTCTCCTCCCTCCTTATCTCCTTCCCAACAATGTGTCCGGTCTCTCCGTCATCGTCACCGGCGCAACAAGCGGTATCGGACTTCAGACAGCACa AGAACTTGCTAAGGCAGGGGCTCATGTCATCATGGCTTGCAGGAATACCAAGGCTGCAAACAAGATTGCATGTCAATGGAAAGAAGAGGCACAAAATAGCATAGTTCCTAATGTAGAG GTGATGGAGTTGgatcttctctccttctcttccatcCGGCAGTTTGCGGCCGCTTGGGAGCAACGTGCAGAAGCTTTGCATATTCTAATCAACAATGCCGGCATCTACCTCATGGGAG AGCCACAAAAATTTTCCGATGAAGGGCTCGAGCAACACATTCAAGTGAACCACATCGCCCCAGCACTGCTGACTCTCCTACTCTTACCATCACTACTCAGAGCTCCGTCGTCACGAATTATCCATGTTAATTCTGTG GCTCATCATTGTGCAGTAGTGGAGTCCAAATATTGGAACAACAGGATTGAAGAACACAAATTCAGCAGTTTCAAAGCCTATGGATCCAGCAAACTAGCTCAT ATTATGTTTCTTAAGACCCTAGCCAACAAGCTTATGGAACAAAGGAAGACTTCTTCTATTCAATGCCTTGCTGTACATCCAGGAGTTGTCACCACCAACTTG GTTCCTGCATTTCAGAAAAAGGCATTTTGGATGTTTGATGCTGCTGAAG GTGCAAGAAGTGTCCTCTATTGTGCAACAAGTGCTGACGTGGAGACTCACCTGGTTAAGGGATTTGCATATTACTCTTGTAATTGTAAACCAGCAAGAATGTCACCCCATGCAGATGATATGGATTCATGCTTAGAGGTCTGGCGAAAAACGATGGAGATATTACAATTAAACCCTGATTACTTGTCTCATTTAATGGCTAATATGTATGATAATAGCGATTAA
- the LOC122652356 gene encoding protein DETOXIFICATION 41-like — MAENSGTTQPLLQGINDQARLSDLSSEAVEELLAQEPVSVGQWLRLVGWESKLLWYLSGASIAVSIFNFMLSLVTQMFTGHLGALELAGASIANVGIQGLAYGIMLGMASAVQTVCGQAYGAKKYDSMGIVCQKAIILHLGASVLLTFVYWYSGTILRAIGQSDSISAQGQIFARGLLPQLYAFAIYCPMQRFLQAQNIVNPLAYISFGIFLVHILLTWLVVDVVEYGLLGAALTLGLSWWLLVFVTGLYIILSPSCKETWTGFSMKAFRGLWSYLKLTLASAVMLCLEIWYNQGIVLISGLLPNPTISLDSISICMNYLNWDMQFMLGLSTGTSVRVGNELGAGNPKVARLSVIVVNATSILISIIFSAFVLICRTALSKAFTSDDEVITAVSDLTPLLAISVFLNGIQPILSGVAIGSGWQAVVAYVNLTTYYIIGLPIGCVLGFKTGLGVAGIWWGMIFGVFLQTVTLIILTARTNWNKEVEKAADRLKISADDEEKRDLVEHIA; from the exons ATGGCCGAAAACAGTGGCACTACTCAGCCATTGCTGCAAGGGATCAATGACCAGGCTCGACTCTCCGATCTGTCCTCAGAAGCTGTGGAGGAGCTCTTGGCACAGGAGCCAGTGTCTGTTGGACAGTGGCTGAGGCTGGTGGGTTGGGAGTCCAAGCTCCTCTGGTATCTCTCTGGTGCTTCAATTGCTGTCTCTATCTTCAATTTCATGCTCAGTTTGGTGACCCAGATGTTCACTGGCCATTTGGGTGCCTTGGAACTTGCTGGTGCTTCCATTGCCAATGTTGGTATTCAAGGTCTTGCTTATGGGATCATG TTGGGTATGGCTAGTGCTGTTCAGACAGTATGTGGGCAGGCCTATGGAGCAAAGAAGTATGATTCCATGGGCATAGTTTGCCAAAAAGCCATAATCTTGCACTTGGGAGCATCTGTCCTCCTAACCTTTGTGTATTGGTACTCCGGCACCATACTCCGGGCAATCGGTCAGTCAGATAGCATATCAGCACAAGGACAGATTTTCGCACGTGGATTGCTTCCTCAACTATATGCATTTGCAATCTATTGCCCTATGCAGAGATTTCTCCAAGCACAGAACATTGTAAACCCCTTAGCTTACATATCTTTTGGGATCTTCCTTGTACATATACTTCTCACATGGTTGGTTGTGGATGTGGTGGAGTATGGTCTCCTGGGAGCAGCTCTTACATTGGGTTTATCTTGGTGGCTACTTGTGTTTGTGACTGGGCTTTATATAATTTTGAGCCCATCTTGCAAGGAAACTTGGACAGGGTTCTCTATGAAGGCCTTCAGGGGGTTATGGTCTTACTTGAAGCTCACACTTGCTTCTGCTGTTATGCTGTG CTTGGAGATATGGTATAACCAGGGAATTGTGCTTATATCAGGATTGCTCCCTAATCCTACTATCTCACTTGACTCTATTTCCATTTG CATGAACTACCTAAACTGGGACATGCAGTTTATGTTAGGCCTAAGTACAGGAACCAG TGTTCGAGTTGGAAATGAGCTAGGGGCTGGTAACCCAAAGGTTGCAAGATTATCGGTGATTGTTGTTAATGCAACAAGCATCTTGATTAGTATTATATTCAGCgcatttgttttgatatgtcGCACCGCACTAAGTAAGGCTTTCACCAGTGATGATGAGGTTATTACCGCAGTTTCGGATTTGACTCCATTACTTGCAATCTCAGTATTCCTAAATGGAATTCAACCCATACTTTCAG GGGTGGCAATTGGGAGTGGATGGCAAGCTGTGGTTGCTTATGTTAACCTAACCACTTACTACATCATTGGTCTTCCTATTGGATGTGTTCTTGGCTTCAAAACAGGCCTTGGAGTGGca GGAATTTGGTGGGGAATGATATTTGGAGTTTTTCTTCAGACAGTGACCCTCATAATCTTGACTGCTAGAACAAACTGGAATAAAGAG GTCGAAAAAGCTGCCGATCGATTAAAGATATCGGCAGATGATGAAGAAAAACGTGACTTGGTGGAGCACATTGCATGA